The genome window CACAGGACCGAATACCAACGGCGGTCTGAATTGTCAGTGCACCACCGACTCGGATTGCGCCCCGACCGCACAATGCAATACCAGTGTGAACGAGTGCTATTTCGTTCTTCCGGCAGCGAAGCGTCCTTCTCCGTTCAATTGGAAGCTGCCCCCTTCGCATAGCGCCACTTTCTGTCTGGCTCCGGCCTCGGTCACCTGGAACAGCATGACGATTCCGTCGGCAGTGTGCGGCCGGCGTCGGCGGGGACAATCCGACGACGATCGCGGAATTTACGCTGCAGCGATATCAGCCTTATAAACGGCGCCAACCTGGCCGAAAGGATGCGCCCCATACCGGCGCCCACGGCAACGCCTGGCGCCATCCCGTAGCCTTATTGGTGCAAGGTCCCGGGAGCTTTTGCAGCTCCCTCTGCAGCCAGGGACTGCGATTGGAATTTTGGCAAGTACGTCAAGCATGTGCCTTATCCAAGCACCACTAGCACTACCGACTACACTGCCCTGCTGCTGCATAGTTCAAAACAGTGCTTCTCAAGCAGCGACTGCCAAACCGGATTTACTTGCAGCGGATCGCCGGGAGCCTGCATTAAAACCTGCTCGAGCGACAGCGATTGCACCGGCACCGATCAGCCGCACTGCCTCTCCGGCGGGAACGGCAACAGCTACTGTCAATGTAATGCGGAAAGCGACTGCGCCGGCCATGGCTACTGCGGCACGCAGTTCATCCCGGGAGTCGGCCCCAACCAGACCTATCTGCAGCAACGCGGAGCTTTTGCCGGATGGTGGACGCTCGACGACTTCTGCGCCAACCAGAACGACGTGGTCGGTTCCTTCAACTGCGGCGCCGCGATCACCGACGGCGACGGCTCGAGTTCAACCAACCTGGCGTCGCTTGCCGGCTGCACAATTCGCGGCAGCTCCAGGGCCGGCAACGGGGTCTCCTGCTACAACGACGCGTCATATCCGACGACCTGCTGCGGATGCGCGACCGACAGCGCGAATATCCTGTCGGAATACTGGCCGCCCGCAGACGACAAATGCGAAGGAAACAACAATACGACCTGGGCGAGCGAGATCCAGCCGTTTCTGATCAACCTCAAACGCGCGTGTCCGACGGCCTACAGCTACCCGTACGACGATCCGACCAGCACTTTCCAATGCCGGTCCGACAAACCGATCAACAAGCTTGGTTACAAGGTCGTTTTCCGCGACCTGGTGAGGCCGCCCAAGTAATCTGCGGCAGGTGGGGAAAAACTATTTGAGCTCGGAAAACACATCGGAGCCGAACTTGCGCCCCTTCAGATCTCCGAGCAGCACGAGGGCCATCTTGTCGGAGAGGAACGAGTTCGCGGCGAGTTCCAGCACCTGGTCGTGGGTCACCTTGTCGATCTCGCGCGCCAGTTCTTCGAGCGGAATCTCGCGGCCGAAATAGATCTCGTTGCGCGCGAGCCGGTTCATCCGGCTCTCGGTCGATTCCATGCCGAGCAGCATGTTGCCTTTGATCTGGCTCTTGGCGCGCGCCAGTTCCTCGTCGGTCAGTCCGACGCGCGCGATCTTGCCGACCTCGCCCATCGTGACCTCGAGCACCTCCTCAACCCATTCCGGATTGGTGCCGGCGTAGATCCCCAGGTAGCCCGAATCGATGAACGACGACATGAAGGAGTAGATGCTGTAAACACGGCCGCGGCGCTCGCGCACCTCCTGGAAGAGCCGCGAAGACATCCCGCCGCCGAGCGCCGTGTTCAGAACGTAGCTCGCGTAGCGCAGCGGCGAGGCCTGGCTGATTCCCGGCCCGCCGATGCAGATGTGGGCCTGTTCGAGGTCTTTCTCCTGGTTGAGGATCACGCTGCGGTCAACCGGAGGGGCGATCGGTTCGCCGCGGCCGTCGCCCGAAATTCCGCCGAATAGCCGCCGGCAATCGTCGACCAGCCGCTTGTGATCGACCATCCCGGCCGCCGCGATAAAGACCCGCCCCGCGCGGTAGCGCTCGGCCATGAAAGAAGTCAGCAGCTCGCGGTTGATCGCGTTGACGGTTGCGACCGAACCGAAAATCGGCAGCGCTAGCGGATGTCCTTCCCAGAATTTTAGATTGAACAGGTCGTGGATGAAATCGTCGGGAGTATCCTCGGCCTGCGAAATCTCCTGCAGCACGACCTGGCGTTCGCGATCGATCTCTTCCGCTTCGAAAACCGAATCCAGGAAAAGGTCGGCGAGCAGCTCGGTGGTCATCGCCAGGTCGGCGCCGAGCACCTTGGCGTAGTAGCAGGTGTATTCCTTGCCGGTGAACGCGTTGAGCACGCCGCCGACCGCGTCGATCTCTTCGGCGATCTGCGCCGCAGTGCGCTTGCGCGTGCCCTTGAACAACAGGTGCTCGATGAAATGCGAGACCCCGTTTTGCGAGGGGATCTCGTAGCGCGATCCGTTCTCGACCCAGATCCCGATGGTGGACGACACCACGGCCGGCATCGGTTCGCTGAGCACGCGCAGGCCGTTGGGGAGTACGTCCTTGTACATCATCGCGAAATCATCGCACCGTCATGGTTGGAGCGCCGCTCTTGCGCCGCGCTCAGTTCGCTTTCTTCTTCGCCATCTCCTCCAGCGCCTCGCGCAGCGAGAGCCGGATCTTGCCGTCGCGCCCGACCTCCAGCACCTTGACGTAGATCTCGTCGCCCTCGTGAACCACGTCCTCGACCGCGCGCACGCGCTCGTTGGAGAGCTGCGAGATATGCAGCAGGCCGTCGGTGCCGGGCATAATCTCGACGAAGGCGCCGAACTCGACCACCTTGCGCACGCGGCCCTTGTAGATGCGGCCGACTTCGGGCTCGGCGGTGATAGCCTGGATCGACGCTATCGCCTTGTCGATCGCCGCACCGTCGGCCGAGGCGATTACCACGGTGCCGTCGTCTTCGATGTCGATCTTACAGCCGGTCTCCTCGACCAGGGCGCGGATATTCTTGCCGCCGGGGCCGATGATTTCGCGGATCTTGTCGGGCTTGACGTGGATCGTGACGATGCGCGGCGCGTACATCGAGACTTCAGTGCGCGGGGTCTCGAGCGCCTTCTCCATCACGCTCAACACGAACAAGCGCGCGTCGCGCGCCTGATGCAGCGCCTGGCGCATCACCTCGCGCGTCACGCCGCCGACCTTGTTGTCCATCTGGATCGCGGTGATGCCGCGGTTGGTGCCGGCGACCTTGAAATCCATGTCGCCGAGATGGTCCTCATCGCCCAGGATGTCGGTCAGCACGCGAACCTGTTCGCCTTCCTTGACCAGGCCCATCGCGATCCCGGCGACCGCCGCGCTTACCGGCACCCCCGCGTCCATCAGCGCGAGGCTGCCGCCGCACACCGTGGCCATCGACGAGCTGCCGTTGGACTCCAGGACTTCGGAGACCACGCGGATGGTGTAGGGGAAGTCCTCCTCGGGCGGCAGCACGGGCACCAGCGCCCGCTCGGCGAGCGCGCCGTGGCCGATCTCGCGACGCCCCGGGCCGCGCAGGAACTTGACCTCGCCGGTGCTGAAAGGCGGGAAGTTGTAATGCAGCATGAACTTCTTGTAGCGCTCGCCCATCAGCGCGTCGATCTTCTGCTCGTCCTGCGAGGTGCCGAGCGTGACCGTCGCGAGCGCCTGGGTCTCGCCGCGGGTGAACAGGGCCGAGCCGTGCGTGCGCGGCAGGAGCTGCACCTGGGCACTGATCTGCCGGATGTCGGTCGATTTGCGGTCGTCGATCCGCCGGTCCTGCTCGATGATCGCGCGGCGGACGCGCTCGCGGACGACTTTCTCGCACGCCTCGTAGAGGTCCTTTTCGCGGTCGGGAAATTGCCCGGTCAGCTCGGCCACCGTCTTGTCGGAGAGGGCGTAGACTGCCGCGCCGCGCTCCTTCTTGCTCGCGATGGCGAGCGCCGCTTCCAGCTCGGACGCCATCCGTCTGCGCGCCGATTCGAGGATCACCGCGTCGAGCACCTTGGGCTTGAACTCGCGCTTGGGCTTACCGGCGAGGCGGCGCAGCTCGCTCTGGAGCTCGAAGATGGAATTGAGCATCTCGTGCGCGGTGAACAGCGCCTCGAGGACCGGCTCCTCGTCAACGATCATCGCACCGCCCTCGAGCATAACGATCGAGTCGGGCTTGGCCGCGACCACCATCGAGATATCGCTCTGCTCGAGCTCTTCGGCGCTCGGATTGGCGACGAGCTTGCCGTCGATCCGGCCCATCCGCACCGCCGCGACCGGCCCGTTGTGCGGAATGTCGGAGATCTCGAGCGCCGTGGACGCGGCGATAAGCGACAGCATATCGGGATCGTTGTCGCGGTCGGCCGAGAGCACGGTTACGACAATCTGGGTTTCCCTGTCGTAGCCCTTGGGGAACAGCGGGCGCATCGAGCGGTCGATGAGCCGGGAGGTCAGGATTTCCTTTTCGGAGGGACGGCCCTCGCGCTTGAAAAAGCCGCCGGGGATTTTGCCGGCGGCGAAGGTCCGCTCCTGGTAGTCCACCGTGAGCGGCAGAAAATCGATATTGGGGCGGGCGTCGTAGGCCGACACCACGGTCGCCAGCACCACGGTCTCGCCGTATTGGGCCAGCACCGCACCGTGCGCCTGCTTGGCGAGCCTGCCGGTTTCGAGCGACAGCTTGCGGCCGGAAAATTCCAGTTCTAGTTTTCGATACATCTGATTCACACTTGAGGGAGAAACGGAGGGGCCGCTTTGCTCGCGCCACATCGGCGCTCAAACGACTCACATCCCGGGCTGGCCGATCACCGGCCCAGGGGGCCCGCTTCCGCAGCATGCGGCGGCGCGCCTTAAAGCTTCTTCGGCCTATCTCCGGATGCCCAGCCGTTCGATCAGCGCCCGGTAACGTGCGACGTCGCACGAACGCAGGTAGTCCAGGAGCCGGCGACGCTTGCCGACCAGGCGCAGAAGTCCGCGCCGCGAATGATGGTCCTTCGCGTGGGTCTTCAGATGCTCGGTCAGTTGCTCGATGCGTGCGCTGAACAGGGCCACCTGAACTTCGGGCGATCCGCTGTCCTTGGGCGAGCGGGCGTTGGTCTGGACAATTTCCAGCTTGCGAACGGCTGCGAGGGGCATCAGGAGTCTCTTACTTTCCCTTTTCCTTATAGTTTAAACGGCGACATTATCAGAGGGGTCCCCGGCATGTAAAGGGAGACCCTTCCGTAGGGAAGGCCACGTCAAGGAATTGGCGCTTTCTCCGACCAGGCGAGACGTACGAGCCATTCGGGCCGTCGAACCATCGTTGAGCCTAACACACCGGCAACACCAGATGTGACGGGCGCACGGATGAGTGATGGACGGTGTTGTCCGCCACGATTATCGGACCCGGCTCGCCGAGCGGGCCGCCGGTGTTCGGGTTGACGTCGAAGCGCGGGAAGTTGGAGGACGAGATGTCGAGCCGGATGCGATGGCCCCGGGCGAAGAGATTGCTTATCGGGTAGAACGGGATGCTCGCCTCGTAAACCTCGCCCGGCGTCATCAGCGCGGGATTGCTCCAGGATTGGCGAAAGCGCATCCGGATGATCGAGTCGGTCAGGTTGAGCGCGAAGCCGTCGGGATAATCCGCGCTCGGCGGATAGAGATCGATAATCTTGGCGGTGAAGTCGGTGTCGCGCGCGGTTGACGACACCCAGAGCTTGAGCGTCGCCGCGCCGGTTACTTCGAGCGGCTCGGCCAGCGGCTCGGACATGAAGACCAGTACGTCGGGGCGCGAGGCGAGCGGCAGCGAATCGCCGGCGGCCATCGCGAAGCGCGCGCGCTGGTCGAAACCGCCGGGCGGCATGAACTCGAAGCCGACCGAGATGCTGCCGCCGACGGTGGGCACGGGATTTTGCGGATCGAAACGCAGCGTTGACGCGCCGGCGGCGGCCTCGGGCTTGTCCGGCGCGAGGGCGCCGCCCGGATGGAGATAGAGCGCCGTGTCGCGCGCCGCGGCCGGCGGCCATTGGCTCTCGTGGCGCCATCGCCCGCCGTGATCGATTCGCGCGTTGAGCCCCAGCACGTCGTAAACCTTTTTGCCGCTGCCCCCGCCCATCACGAAGATCCTGGCCGGCGGCTCGTCGGCGACTCCGGTGTCCAACCCCTTGAGCCACTGGTCGAACCATCTAAGGCGCAGGCCGTTGTAATGCTCGAGCGCCTCGGTGCCGAAGGCGGCGTCACCGGCGAAGTCCTCGTCGGCGCGCACGCCGTGCACCCAGGGGCCCATCACCAGGCGCTGGGGCGAGCGTTTGAGACGGCTAAGCGCCGCGAAGTTGGAGGTCGTGGCGCGCGCGTACGAGTCGTACCAGGAACCGAAGTAAACGGTCGGAACGTCGGCGTGCTCGGCGTAGTACTCCTCGATCGCGTAGCCGCGCTGCAGCCAGTACTCGTCGTACACCGCGCGGGTCTGCAAATCGATCGCCCACTGCTCGTAGCTCGGGAGCATCCGAAGCGGAGTCGCGCCGCGCTTGAGCGGCAGGCGCTTAAGCCACTGCGCAAGATTCGCGCGCGCCTCGAGCAGCGCCATGCGCAACGCCGGATTCGCGCGCGCCTCGGGACTCGTCACCGCCATGTGGAAGGCGTAGATGAGGAAGCGCTGCTCGAGCGCGCCGTTATGGCGCATCGAGCAGTGGTAGTAATTCGACGGCCCCTCGGTGACGAACATCGCGGCGAGATGCGGCGGGTTGAGCGTCGCCGCGGCGCTCTGCGTCGCCGCCATGTACGAGGTTCCCATGGTGCCGACCTTGCCGGTGGACCAGGGCTGTGCCGCGGCCCACTCGATGGTGTCGTAGCCGTCGGGAGCCTCGCGCGCGAAGGCGTACCATTCGCCCTCGGAGCCGCCGCGTCCGCGCACGTCCTGGATCAGCACCACGTAGCCGTGCTCGGCGAAAAAGCGCGCGGTCACGGCGAAGCGCGCGGGGCCCTTGTCGTAGGGCGTGCGCTCGACCAGCACCGGAAAACGCCCGGATGCGGGCGCGCCGGCGCGCGCGGGGCGGTAGATATCGGTCGCGAGGCGCACCCCGTCGCGCATCGCGAGCATCACGTCGCGTTCGACCACGACCTCGTAACTGTGCGCCGATCCCTGGCGTTCGCGCTGTGCCATAGGCCCGCCTCCTTGAGGCAGGTTACTACAGCGAAGGCGCATCAGGGTACGCCGGCACGCGTGCGGTCAATCCACCCCGAATACACGCACCACCCGCGCCGTAACGCGCGAGGTGG of Candidatus Binataceae bacterium contains these proteins:
- a CDS encoding CocE/NonD family hydrolase — its product is MAQRERQGSAHSYEVVVERDVMLAMRDGVRLATDIYRPARAGAPASGRFPVLVERTPYDKGPARFAVTARFFAEHGYVVLIQDVRGRGGSEGEWYAFAREAPDGYDTIEWAAAQPWSTGKVGTMGTSYMAATQSAAATLNPPHLAAMFVTEGPSNYYHCSMRHNGALEQRFLIYAFHMAVTSPEARANPALRMALLEARANLAQWLKRLPLKRGATPLRMLPSYEQWAIDLQTRAVYDEYWLQRGYAIEEYYAEHADVPTVYFGSWYDSYARATTSNFAALSRLKRSPQRLVMGPWVHGVRADEDFAGDAAFGTEALEHYNGLRLRWFDQWLKGLDTGVADEPPARIFVMGGGSGKKVYDVLGLNARIDHGGRWRHESQWPPAAARDTALYLHPGGALAPDKPEAAAGASTLRFDPQNPVPTVGGSISVGFEFMPPGGFDQRARFAMAAGDSLPLASRPDVLVFMSEPLAEPLEVTGAATLKLWVSSTARDTDFTAKIIDLYPPSADYPDGFALNLTDSIIRMRFRQSWSNPALMTPGEVYEASIPFYPISNLFARGHRIRLDISSSNFPRFDVNPNTGGPLGEPGPIIVADNTVHHSSVRPSHLVLPVC
- the pnp gene encoding polyribonucleotide nucleotidyltransferase, with protein sequence MYRKLELEFSGRKLSLETGRLAKQAHGAVLAQYGETVVLATVVSAYDARPNIDFLPLTVDYQERTFAAGKIPGGFFKREGRPSEKEILTSRLIDRSMRPLFPKGYDRETQIVVTVLSADRDNDPDMLSLIAASTALEISDIPHNGPVAAVRMGRIDGKLVANPSAEELEQSDISMVVAAKPDSIVMLEGGAMIVDEEPVLEALFTAHEMLNSIFELQSELRRLAGKPKREFKPKVLDAVILESARRRMASELEAALAIASKKERGAAVYALSDKTVAELTGQFPDREKDLYEACEKVVRERVRRAIIEQDRRIDDRKSTDIRQISAQVQLLPRTHGSALFTRGETQALATVTLGTSQDEQKIDALMGERYKKFMLHYNFPPFSTGEVKFLRGPGRREIGHGALAERALVPVLPPEEDFPYTIRVVSEVLESNGSSSMATVCGGSLALMDAGVPVSAAVAGIAMGLVKEGEQVRVLTDILGDEDHLGDMDFKVAGTNRGITAIQMDNKVGGVTREVMRQALHQARDARLFVLSVMEKALETPRTEVSMYAPRIVTIHVKPDKIREIIGPGGKNIRALVEETGCKIDIEDDGTVVIASADGAAIDKAIASIQAITAEPEVGRIYKGRVRKVVEFGAFVEIMPGTDGLLHISQLSNERVRAVEDVVHEGDEIYVKVLEVGRDGKIRLSLREALEEMAKKKAN
- the rpsO gene encoding 30S ribosomal protein S15; its protein translation is MPLAAVRKLEIVQTNARSPKDSGSPEVQVALFSARIEQLTEHLKTHAKDHHSRRGLLRLVGKRRRLLDYLRSCDVARYRALIERLGIRR
- a CDS encoding pitrilysin family protein; translated protein: MMYKDVLPNGLRVLSEPMPAVVSSTIGIWVENGSRYEIPSQNGVSHFIEHLLFKGTRKRTAAQIAEEIDAVGGVLNAFTGKEYTCYYAKVLGADLAMTTELLADLFLDSVFEAEEIDRERQVVLQEISQAEDTPDDFIHDLFNLKFWEGHPLALPIFGSVATVNAINRELLTSFMAERYRAGRVFIAAAGMVDHKRLVDDCRRLFGGISGDGRGEPIAPPVDRSVILNQEKDLEQAHICIGGPGISQASPLRYASYVLNTALGGGMSSRLFQEVRERRGRVYSIYSFMSSFIDSGYLGIYAGTNPEWVEEVLEVTMGEVGKIARVGLTDEELARAKSQIKGNMLLGMESTESRMNRLARNEIYFGREIPLEELAREIDKVTHDQVLELAANSFLSDKMALVLLGDLKGRKFGSDVFSELK